In a single window of the Arachis hypogaea cultivar Tifrunner chromosome 6, arahy.Tifrunner.gnm2.J5K5, whole genome shotgun sequence genome:
- the LOC112698104 gene encoding uncharacterized protein, which produces MDALKDALTWIFRLWLNSNYVSGTFDLSQQYTSMINNEIDKLKLKFCHPQSDVSSLAGYPASTYDPSSDVTEQFLLGYWKAHSLLGVFCEAPCLDLLSEVSPVKIKDGNLVANATWEAPNLALENMSLQETQH; this is translated from the exons ATGGACGCCTTAAAGGATGCTTTAACTTGGATCTTTCGACTGTGGTTGAATTCTAACTATGTATCTGGCACGTTTGACTTGTCCCAACAATACACCAGTATGATAAACAATGAGATTGACAAGTTGAAATTGAAGTTTTGTCATCCCCAATCTGATGTATCATCATTAGCTGGATACCCT GCTTCAACTTATGATCCGTCGAGTGATGTCACCGAACAGTTTCTTTTAGGGTATTGGAAGGCTCACTCCCTGCTTGGAGTGTTTTGTGAAGCACCATGCTTGGACCTTCTCTCTGAGGTTAGCCCTGTCAAGATTAAGGATGGAAATCTTGTGGCCAATGCAACCTGGGAGGCACCAAATTTGGCATTGGAGAACATGAGCTTGCAGGAGACACAACATTAA